The following DNA comes from Populus trichocarpa isolate Nisqually-1 chromosome 19, P.trichocarpa_v4.1, whole genome shotgun sequence.
aaagtaattcaacttaaataaaatatcaaaatattatgaaagtaaaatgttttaacacaaatattttaaatataaagttaggtcaatgttatcaaggctaatggaatctaaaacatccattgttttgctcaaattcctacaaagtataaacatgaaaaaaaacaacatgaatataaaccatatatattaatgataaatctaattttaaaaaattaatatcattgttaatgaaaatagtaataataattttcaattttattatcaatatcattgttattgaaaatagtaataaaaaagagctttttataattgggtggtttaattaattaaattgaacaaggttcaatttgattcaatggcttttcaagagcggaacggaatatgtggaatgaaaccggaacgttccgggcgGAATCTAGCcaaaaaatccggaacggacagagatttaaaatgagatgaaatttgttccgttttgttccgttttttgaattggtatggaatgtttcggccattccggacgaaacggaacggaattgacaaccttggtttgCTGTACAAGGCAGTAATatgtttgataataaattaaattatattttatattatctaacttataaaaaaattgagcttgaaatatagtttttaagaagaagtttttatatatattttttattgagttctgtaaaattttatttgtctttgtgttttaaaagcatttttgaaaaaattaaattttttttatttttttctttacttcaaattaataattttttgtgttttcagttttttttatgcgatgatatcaaaaataattttttaaaaataaaaaaattattttgatgcatttccaagtaaaaagtactttgaaaagcaactgcaaccacacttccaaatacAATTGGTACCAAacattttttacatgttttttactaCACATAAATctcaactataatttttaccaaacacgtattTAAATCCAATCAATCAcactttttttaaacttattttttaaaaacttattttttttaaagcacaacTACAAAAACTACCTCAGAAACAAACACATTCACAGTCAACTCTTTCAcaggtaaaatataaataagttaACCTGAGGTAGTTTAATTGGtcagattttgaatttgttctcTAATAATCACGAGTTTGAGTCTTCTCAGAGCCAttgaaggtttacatggtcgttaacttcaggacctgtGGGAATAATCGAAGTACATGCAAGCTGACCTGGACACACtaatctaaaaaagaagaagaaataagttacaagtaaaataatttttcatccctcattttttaacatgattgtAACTTAGTCCCTTAGTAAGTTCATCCCTGACTTTGGTTAAACATCAACTAATTATAACGGCAGTTTCATTTTAGTACTGAATAAAACTAATTAGATCtgcttaattttattaggaCTTTTTAAGCATTGCAATTGTAAATTCAATATTTACCAGTACTAtgctctaaaaaaaattacatttgctTAATTTCATAAGGGAAATTTTAAGCattataatgtttttgtttataatttcagTATTTAATACCAGgttgtttataataattttttttttaaaatttaattaaggcTTTTACATGGTGAGGATTAATTTCCTGCGCATCTTACATTTATGCGgagttatatttttatagtttttaaatttaactcaTAAATTGACtcgatttaatttaattttttattttataaaaaataaaaataacatattttttttaaagaaaaaccaacATATTTTAACTAAAGTTTTTAAAAGTGAATACTTTAGTTTATGTTATGCTATCTGCAAATGATGACCACACGCACACCACAACAAATAGTGTGCAAATAAAATATACACTCCCAACAATCCGGCTTTCTTCatggccatttttttttttaagagagttACATGCGACACATGCGCCTTGTACATGCAGATGACTTtcgggtttttttaaaagttggtGTAGTTTTATAATAGTTATTGTCGTAGTTTTGAAATCTAATATGGTGATCGACTCGGTTTAATGATCGGGTTATAGATCAAATAGATTGACCCggatcaacccaaaaaaaatcaaataaataattaaatacaattcTTCTCTTTTATCCCTCTCTCGTCAACCCGCTTTTCAACTTTCAATCCACTTTCCAGCTTTCCAAtcataaataaacatttttttttaatcaacagcAAATAGACATTCTCTTTAAATTGAGCATAGAAGgtaaagaggaaaagaaaatcttaaagaaagagagagagagagagaacacaTGTGCATCAGAACagaaaacaacaacaatcatgCATCAACGACAATGTTGATATTCACGCACAGAACTTTGAAGAGGGGCTTTTTCAATCATGTTTTGATGCAGAATCTGATCAAAACCGGGGATGCTGTCTTCAATGGAATCTATAGGAACGAGCAGGGATCACTACAAAAAGGATGTCGTGTTTGGGGTAGAGGTGTATTACGGGCAATCGGGCACAGGAGCTATgcgattgaaattgttttttcttgttatctTTGTCTACAATTTTGCATCCTTCATCCTTCATCTGCATCGTTTTGACTTTAAAAAGCCAAAACAAACGACGTCGTTTCCCGGCTgtgtatgtataaaaaaaaagaggtcggGTCTTAGCCGGGTTTGTTCGGGTCGCTCGGGTTCCGGGTTGACCTACCGGGTCGACCGAGTTTCGCCGGGCCAACTCCTCGGtgggtttttacttagacccggaccggtcccaggcccgggtcgacccgccgggccggtccgggtttcaaaactatggttattgtttctaaaaatatttttttaaaatattttttttattttttaaaatttatttaaaaataatctaaaatgtaaaaaaaattaatttaaaatataaaaaattaaaaaaaatagttttaaaatataaaatcaaataaaactcgGTGATTAAATTTTGATGAAGTAATTGATGCAGAAGAAAATACGAACTgctcaataaaataattactcgaataattaattgatttaggGGATCACCATGGTACCTTAACGGTAGCTTCAACGAATCGAATAATGTTGCTCCCTAATTATTATAGAAGTAATAATTAGAAAGATAGCCTTTAAAGTGGTAAGAGTAAGCGTATCAATAAGTAAATTGCATGGTAAGTTGTCATTAGTTACAATTTATGTGAGACAAATAAAGATTTCATGTATgcattttgagaaaaaaaaatcaaaatccttaaatttactattatatttatgtcaattatttatttcaatcattttttgttaatttggttAAATAATTCTTATGTTCTTTAAATGTGTTCATTTAAAACTTGTATTTTCTAGTTTtcccaaataaattaataactaattttGATCATGTCTTGAtgttaaattaagttaaaatattttttaaaaaagaaacataaggAAAACTCTATCTAATTCCTACACCAAGATCATTTGGTAAAACTTATCAatcacttattttattttaactttgaatttattaatttgaataaaaaataacatataaaataatattttaatatttataaaaataaaattaatttttgggatgaaaacaattaagaaaagaaaggataaattaaaaagaattgagaTAGGTTGCCCTAGGCCTAGGTAGCGGGACACCTCGGTTAGTGAGTTAGCTCATAAGTATGTATTTGGACCTGGAAGCTTGACCCAAgcacttacaaaaaaaaaaaaaaaaaaagggtagatGAGGACAATGCATCGctcattctttttaaaatatatatatttttaattattattctatcTATTGAAGATATAATTACACGCTTTCACATGCATAAATCTTGCTTCCTGCATTAATAttctctggaaaaaaaaagagagacaactCGTATATATACGCAACTTTTCAGTGGTCATCGCAGTACGAGGGAGAATTAATCCTTCCATAACTTTTGCTATCAACAAGCACAGTGGGCATCACAGTACGAAAAAGACCCTTTTCGTATCGCGATAGCTAGGTCTTTGGCTGTCTCCCTCGGTAATTAAAGTGTCCCTCGCATTAATTTTGGAGTCATTAATTTTGTACCATTTCTCGTTCTTTCTCTCGCCACCATAGCTTTCATGTTACAATGACATCTGCGTCTTCATCTTCACATTCATCTTCAAAACCGTGGATTTATGACGTGTTTTTGAGTTTTAGAGGCGAGGACACGCGCAAAAATTTCACCGATCATCTCTACTTTGCCTTCAAAGATGCTGGAATCAACACATTTAGAGACGACAATGAGCTCCGAAGGGGTGAAGATATTTCGACGGAGCTATTACAAGCGATCCAAAAGTCTAGGATTTCAGTCATTGTGTTCTCAGAAAATTATGCAAATTCAAGATGGTGTCTTGAGGAACTAGTGAAGATCATGGAGTGTAGGAGAAGTTGTAGGCAACTTGTTTTTCCTATATTCTATGATGTTGATCCATCTGATGTAAGGAAACAAACTGGAAGTTTTGCCAAGGCCTTTGCTGGACATGAAGAAAGGTTTGTGCTCCAGACAGACAAGGGCAAGGTGGCGACATGGAGGATGGCTTTGACTGAAGCTGCAAATTTGTCTGGATGGGATTTGAGGAATGTTGCGGATGGGTAAGCACTCATAAAATCAACCATCCTTGCTAATTTAATGgactttataatttgaattaatagTAATTCTTATGTTATCAATGATATGATCTAAGTGATAAAATTCTCGAATTTGAaccatttaaattgttttttttttctactatcCGAAAGCGTACGACAAAGCTATTAAGGATGAagatgttattattaaaaaaactaaaataaagtataattttGAAGAACTAACAACTTGTATGTAAAAAAATgctagaaattttaaaaacaatttcaattaaacaaaaaaattgcaaatgGCAATGATACCAAAGGAGTCCTTAACGGGCGAGTCTCAGGCGGAAACACGAAACCTTCTGCTTGGGAAATTTCAAAACAGAGAGATTGTGATCTGTGATCtttcacttaattaattaataacttgAGATgggaagaaaataattaataaacagTTTTCTTTTCTAGAAATCACAAAATTATAAGAAGTGTGTTGTCTATTAACCATTTGATGATACTACCATCCCGTAGCGGCTAAgagttaattaataaaaaaaaaattgttttcgtAGAAATCACATTATCCTAAGAAGTATGTTGACCATTAACtattaaccatttttttaaaaaagttttgattgGTCCCAcgtatttttatgttaatacataattggtttttagctgttaaaaatttaattttgatattaaactttatttttttatatttttaatcattttcttatgaGAGAAGAGAGGCTAGTTGaattataatgtagataaagaaAATTATCACTTACACCAATTTTGACCACAAAAACCCTATTTTTCTTGTGACCCTCCActcgtaaaattttaaaaacaatagttGACACGTTATCTGTTTAGTTTTTAAACGATTCGAAGAATTGTTTCtaagcattttgtttttttaattggttttcataatatattttgttttggtttttatattataggattaattatcttttatttggtttttgtaGAATTGTAGgatttattaattatcattGATAGGCTCCATCTTGCATCTTACCCAATCCAATcactttctttgttttgaacACAACGAAATTTGAATCTTTGGTAAAAGATTGCATATAAAATAATGGCTGTGAAAAATTATACGTAATTGGCACCGGTAATTGGTTAATTAAGTGTAGTGGTTATTAGGGATTTTTTCGATATGCAGCATTTGTCAACGTATAAATCACTTCATTGGCTTGTGAGGAGTGATCGATCTTGAAAATCTAGCCTGcacttttcaattttgaaaCCGAGCAATTTTTTGGAATCTTGGACCAAGATTCATGTGATGCAAATCCAAGTTGATCTTCTCACATGATTCACAGACAACATCAATGATGATGTTGGCTCAAATCTGTTATATAATTAACCTCTAAAGAGGTATTATCTCATGTTTTTACTCATAACCTCATAGTGGTTTTGTTATAAGAACGTGCCTTTTGAAAAGAGAGCTGGTATCTAGAGCCTTTTAGTTGTTAGGGACTAAACTACTAGTCGATTTGGTGTATGGATATCATCACtatccaatttatttttaaaaagatttcaataaatatataattttaataatttaggtAATGATATATACTGAGAAGAAGTACATTATCAGAAGATAATCCAGGGTAGAGGAAATAAATGGTGATCTAAGGAATATGAGATGTTTTGCTTGGGGCTGGATTTGCTCCAGGAaaactacaaattataaaatattttggattatGCTTTACATAATATATTCTAATTGGCTGTTTTATGCTTAAAGTCTCACTATTTTGTTGACAATTATTTGCAGGCATGAAgcaaaatttataaagaaaattgttCGGGAGATTTCGAGAGAACTGAGTAGCACATACTTGTTCGTAGCCTTCTATCCAGTTGGGATAAATCCTCGTGTGCAACAATTGAACTTTTTGTTAAATGCTGGATCAAGCGAGGTCTGCATTGTAGGAATATATGGAATGGGAGGCATAGGGAAAACAACCATTGCCAAGGCCATGTATAATGAGTTGTTTCATAGTTTTGATGGGAAATGTTTTCTTGCCAATGTCAGAGAAATTTCACAGCAGCCAGATGGTCATGTCAAACTGCAAGAACAACTTCTTTTTGATATCCTGAAGACAGACAAGATTAAGATTGGCAATGTTGACAAAGGAATGAATATGATAAAGGAAAGACTTCACAGTAGAAAAGTTCTTCTCATACTCGATGATATAGATAAATTAGATCAGTTACAAGCGATAGCGGGGAGTCGAGATTGGTTTGGTTCAGGAAGCAGAATCATTGTAACAACAAGAGATAAGCATGTTCTAACAGTTCTTGGAGCTGATCGAGTATACATGGCCAGAGAAATGAATGACATTGAAGCTTTGGAGCTCTTTAGTTGGCATGCCTTTCGAACAAGCCATCCCGTCGAAGATTATAAGGAGTTGTCAGAACAAATTGTTGACTACTGTGGAAGATTGCCGCTAGCACTTGAAGTAATAGGCTCTTTTCTATTTGGTAGAAGTATAGTTGAATGGAAAAGTGCATTGGAAAAACTGAGAAGAATTCCTGATGATCAAATTCAGAAAAAGCTCCAAATAAGTTTTGATGGCCTGAATGATGACACACAGAAAGATATATTCCTCGATATATCCTGTTACTTTATTGGGATGTACAAGGAATATGTGTTACCAATATTAAATGGTTGTGATTTTTTCGCAGACATTGGACTTAGTGTCCTCACTCAGAGGTGCCTTGTATCTGTTAATGAAAAGAACAAGCTAATAATGCATGATTTGCTTAGAGATATGGGGAGAGAAATTGTTCGTGCGCAATCACCGAACAATCCAGGAAGGCGGAGTAGATTATGGATTCCTGAAGAAGTTGGTGACATATTGAGAAGAAACATGGTGAATGCATTCAAACTTATCATCGTATAaattcatgttttgaaaaatatctgATCCTTTCCTCTTGATGTGGTTTATTGACAGGGAACTGAAGCAATCCAAGGGATGGCCATAAACTTGCTGAAAGTGAATGACATGAAAGTGGATGTAAATGTGTTTTGCAATCTGCAAAACCTAAGGCTGCTCCAGCTCAATCATGTAAAGCTTGCTGGAGGCTGTGAATATCTTTTGAGAAAATTAACCTGGCTCTGCTGGCATGGATTTCCACTCTCGTTCATACCTGATGGCCTCTATGGGGAAAACCTCGTTGCTATAGATATGCGACACAGCAACCTAAGACAGGTTAAGAATTCTAAGGTATGCTAAGACTATCAAATATTTATCTAAGCTTTAGTATGCTATCAAACACTAACAATTTCTTTCTAACTCCTGAATCTTGCTTCTTTTCCTCAGTTCCTTTGGAAGTTGAAGTTTCTTAATCTCAGTCATTCTCATTACCTATCTCGGACTCCCGACTTTTCCAGACTTCCACATCTGGAGAAGTTAAAACTCAAAGACTGCAGAAGTTTGGTTGAAGTTCATAATTCTATTGGATACCTTGATAGACTTGTTTtggtaaatttaaaagattgcAAGCAACTTAGGAGGCTCCCGAGTAGCTTCTGGAAGTTGAAGTCTATCGAGATTCTTTACCTCTCAGGCTGCtcaaaatttgatgaattgCCCGAGGACTTGGGAGATTTGGAATCCTTGACAATTCTCCATGCAGATGACACTGCCATAAGACAGGTACCAAGTACCATTGTCAGATTGAAGAAACTCCAAGATTTATCACTTTGTGGCTGTAAAGGTTCAACTTCCGCAACATTGCCTTCACGTTTGATGTCATGGTTTCTGCCAAGAAAAATTCCCAATCCAACCAACCTGTTGCCACCTTCCTTTCATGGCTTAGACAGACTCACATCATTATCGCTCAGGGGTTGCAATTTATCTGATGATGCGCTTCCAAAAGATCTTGGGACCTTACCCTCACTAACTAATCTGGAATTGGATCGTAACAGTTTTCAAAGTCTACCAGCTGGCTTGAGTAGTCTTTTGAGGCTTACAAGTCTAAGATTGGACGATAACACCAGGCTACAAACAATTCCAGCTTTACCTAGAAATTTGGATACCTTGCGCGCTTCGAACTGCACATCATTGGAAAGATTACCAGACATATCAGTAGCTTCACGTATGCGTTTGCTGTATATTGCTAATTGCCCCAAACTGACTGAGGCTCCAGGATTGGATAAATCAAGGTCCATTTCACACATTGACATGGAAGGGTGCTACGATATCTCAAATACTTTAAGAAATAGCATGCACATGGTATTCTTTCTCTGTCTCTCTTTACTTGTTAAACATATTATACTATGTTGttgttaaatatataaaataaaaatggtactCTTTGTGCAGGGATGTTTTTCTGGTTTGGTACTTCCTGGAAATGAGATTCCTGCCTTGTTCAACTATAAGAATGAGGGTGCTTCAATATTGTTTAAACTACCTGAATTCGACGGCAGGAACTTGAATGGCATGAACGTGTGCATTGTTTGCTCATCTCATTTAGAGAAAGAAGGAACTAAACAAATTAGAATCAAATTGACTAATTATACTAAGGGTTTTACCAAGAAGTTTCGTGCTGTAGCAGTTAACTTGGTAAAATCCTGCGAAGATCACCTTTGGCAAGGCCAtatatcaaacaattttttcaaACTTGGTAGTGAAGATGAAGTGGAGCTTATTGTAGACTGTATGAACACAATGACTGTGAAGAAGACCGGAGTATACCTAGTATATGAGCAAGATCAGGCAAGGCTTAAAGCTAAGAGAGGTCTTGATAGTGATGATGAGGCAGGATCAAGCTGTGATAACCTACTTCTAGCAAAAAGATTGAGAATGGAGACTAGTCCGCAGAACATTGAGGAAAACATGGATGTGGCATAGCTTCAGCCTTCAGGTTTTGGCGTTTTCAATGTTGTCTCTGTTGAAGCTTTagttcaagatgatattttatacATTAAGCCTGTGTAATAAAGGGTTTTTGGGACGCAGGAGATTCTAGAAGTGTTGAGCTACCAAATATGGAGTTGAAGGTGTTGAACTACTTTTAACGGGTACATAGGAAACAGGAGTCCAAGTGTTGAGCTaccaaaatttatattttggtaAAATTTTCAACCCTATTTTGAACATCCAGtgtttagtttaaaattttatcttcaattatGAGACTTATATAACATCTAGGGTTTTCTCTCAAGTCGTTTAATTCACTTcatattttctcatattttctcCTTCCAATCTAAGTTTTCTGAGTTCAGGTTGCccacttttataatatttttgttatttttgtcacGTCTATGGAACTAGCTAGTAGTAGAAGAGCTGTTTTTTAAGTACATGATGCTCCTCTTTGCGACCATAAACATTGAAGAATTTCTTGGTGATCTCTGATATTCTTTGCGTTTTATGCATGGCGGTCTATAGGAGGAGATGCATAGTGTTCGCACTCTTTATCTGTTTTGAGTAGTGAATCTTCTATCAAGTTTGGCTCAcagtgaaaaaattagaaaa
Coding sequences within:
- the LOC18110155 gene encoding disease resistance protein RPV1 isoform X3 — protein: MTSASSSSHSSSKPWIYDVFLSFRGEDTRKNFTDHLYFAFKDAGINTFRDDNELRRGEDISTELLQAIQKSRISVIVFSENYANSRWCLEELVKIMECRRSCRQLVFPIFYDVDPSDVRKQTGSFAKAFAGHEERFVLQTDKGKVATWRMALTEAANLSGWDLRNVADGHEAKFIKKIVREISRELSSTYLFVAFYPVGINPRVQQLNFLLNAGSSEVCIVGIYGMGGIGKTTIAKAMYNELFHSFDGKCFLANVREISQQPDGHVKLQEQLLFDILKTDKIKIGNVDKGMNMIKERLHSRKVLLILDDIDKLDQLQAIAGSRDWFGSGSRIIVTTRDKHVLTVLGADRVYMAREMNDIEALELFSWHAFRTSHPVEDYKELSEQIVDYCGRLPLALEVIGSFLFGRSIVEWKSALEKLRRIPDDQIQKKLQISFDGLNDDTQKDIFLDISCYFIGMYKEYVLPILNGCDFFADIGLSVLTQRCLVSVNEKNKLIMHDLLRDMGREIVRAQSPNNPGRRSRLWIPEEVGDILRRNMGTEAIQGMAINLLKVNDMKVDVNVFCNLQNLRLLQLNHVKLAGGCEYLLRKLTWLCWHGFPLSFIPDGLYGENLVAIDMRHSNLRQVKNSKFLWKLKFLNLSHSHYLSRTPDFSRLPHLEKLKLKDCRSLVEVHNSIGYLDRLVLVNLKDCKQLRRLPSSFWKLKSIEILYLSGCSKFDELPEDLGDLESLTILHADDTAIRQVPSTIVRLKKLQDLSLCGCKGSTSATLPSRLMSWFLPRKIPNPTNLLPPSFHGLDRLTSLSLRGCNLSDDALPKDLGTLPSLTNLELDRNSFQSLPAGLSSLLRLTSLRLDDNTRLQTIPALPRNLDTLRASNCTSLERLPDISVASRMRLLYIANCPKLTEAPGLDKSRSISHIDMEGCYDISNTLRNSMHMGCFSGLVLPGNEIPALFNYKNEGASILFKLPEFDGRNLNGMNVCIVCSSHLEKEGTKQIRIKLTNYTKGFTKKFRAVAVNLVKSCEDHLWQGHISNNFFKLGSEDEVELIVDCMNTMTVKKTGVYLVYEQDQARLKAKRGLDSDDEAGSSCDNLLLAKRLRMETSPQNIEENMDVA
- the LOC18110155 gene encoding disease resistance protein RPV1 isoform X1; the encoded protein is MTSSFSSGSSSSSSSSKPWIYDVFLSFRGEDTRKNFTDHLYFALKDAGINTFRDDNELRSGEDISTELLQAIQKSRISVILFSRNYANSRWCLEGLVKIMECWRSWRQLVFPIFYDVDPSDVRKQTGSFAEAFSGHEERFVLQTDKGKVATWRMALTEAANLSGWDLRNVADGHEAKFIKKIVREISRELSSTYLFVAFYPVGINPRVQQLNFLLNAGSSEVCIVGIYGMGGIGKTTIAKAMYNELFHSFDGKCFLANVREISQQPDGHVKLQEQLLFDILKTDKIKIGNVDKGMNMIKERLHSRKVLLILDDIDKLDQLQAIAGSRDWFGSGSRIIVTTRDKHVLTVLGADRVYMAREMNDIEALELFSWHAFRTSHPVEDYKELSEQIVDYCGRLPLALEVIGSFLFGRSIVEWKSALEKLRRIPDDQIQKKLQISFDGLNDDTQKDIFLDISCYFIGMYKEYVLPILNGCDFFADIGLSVLTQRCLVSVNEKNKLIMHDLLRDMGREIVRAQSPNNPGRRSRLWIPEEVGDILRRNMGTEAIQGMAINLLKVNDMKVDVNVFCNLQNLRLLQLNHVKLAGGCEYLLRKLTWLCWHGFPLSFIPDGLYGENLVAIDMRHSNLRQVKNSKFLWKLKFLNLSHSHYLSRTPDFSRLPHLEKLKLKDCRSLVEVHNSIGYLDRLVLVNLKDCKQLRRLPSSFWKLKSIEILYLSGCSKFDELPEDLGDLESLTILHADDTAIRQVPSTIVRLKKLQDLSLCGCKGSTSATLPSRLMSWFLPRKIPNPTNLLPPSFHGLDRLTSLSLRGCNLSDDALPKDLGTLPSLTNLELDRNSFQSLPAGLSSLLRLTSLRLDDNTRLQTIPALPRNLDTLRASNCTSLERLPDISVASRMRLLYIANCPKLTEAPGLDKSRSISHIDMEGCYDISNTLRNSMHMGCFSGLVLPGNEIPALFNYKNEGASILFKLPEFDGRNLNGMNVCIVCSSHLEKEGTKQIRIKLTNYTKGFTKKFRAVAVNLVKSCEDHLWQGHISNNFFKLGSEDEVELIVDCMNTMTVKKTGVYLVYEQDQARLKAKRGLDSDDEAGSSCDNLLLAKRLRMETSPQNIEENMDVA